A single Lysinibacter sp. HNR DNA region contains:
- a CDS encoding agmatine deiminase family protein, whose protein sequence is MNRSVMPWVMPWEGVPHERTWVAWPTDGYSLGESSEEIESVRRAWAAVANAVAEFEPVTVIVDPRDVEVAAPYLDEGITLKVTPLNDAWVRDMGPTFVVSQPDAAGKRRLGAVNWIFNGWGAQEWAEWDKDEKVAATVAGWAGAELIDSPIVNEGGGIHVDGEGTVLVTETVQLDPGRNPGKTHGDIEAELRRTLGVSKVIWLPRGLTRDYQEFGTRGHVDIVATFARPGVVLVHDQENPEHPDYGVSQQTVDLLQEQTDAAGRELEIVRVPAPATLRDDRGWVDYSYINHLVVNGGVVACSFNDSNDDRAAEILAQAYPGRRVVTVDARSIFAGGGGIHCITQQQPSV, encoded by the coding sequence ATGAATCGATCCGTGATGCCGTGGGTTATGCCCTGGGAGGGAGTCCCTCACGAGCGCACCTGGGTGGCCTGGCCAACAGACGGGTACTCACTCGGTGAAAGTTCAGAGGAAATCGAATCGGTTCGGCGTGCCTGGGCCGCTGTAGCCAATGCGGTGGCGGAGTTTGAACCCGTGACGGTTATCGTTGATCCCCGCGACGTAGAGGTTGCGGCCCCCTACCTCGACGAGGGAATTACCCTCAAGGTTACTCCGCTTAATGACGCCTGGGTTCGCGATATGGGGCCCACCTTTGTTGTGAGCCAACCCGATGCCGCCGGTAAGCGTCGTTTGGGCGCTGTGAACTGGATATTTAACGGTTGGGGTGCTCAGGAATGGGCCGAGTGGGACAAAGACGAAAAGGTGGCCGCTACGGTTGCGGGGTGGGCGGGAGCCGAACTCATCGACTCGCCCATTGTGAACGAGGGCGGTGGAATTCATGTTGATGGTGAGGGAACCGTGCTTGTTACGGAGACGGTGCAGCTTGACCCCGGGCGTAATCCCGGTAAAACTCACGGTGATATCGAGGCGGAGCTGAGACGCACACTTGGCGTCTCTAAGGTGATTTGGTTGCCGCGTGGTCTCACCCGTGACTACCAGGAGTTTGGTACCCGCGGTCACGTAGATATTGTTGCTACTTTTGCTCGTCCGGGAGTGGTATTGGTGCACGATCAGGAGAATCCCGAACACCCAGACTATGGGGTGAGTCAACAAACCGTTGATCTTTTACAGGAGCAAACGGATGCGGCGGGTCGCGAACTAGAGATTGTGCGTGTTCCCGCTCCGGCCACTCTGCGTGATGACAGGGGGTGGGTGGACTACAGCTATATTAATCATCTGGTGGTTAACGGGGGAGTTGTCGCGTGCTCCTTTAACGATTCGAACGATGATCGGGCTGCGGAGATTCTTGCGCAGGCATACCCCGGGCGTCGTGTGGTAACGGTGGATGCGCGATCAATCTTTGCGGGCGGCGGCGGTATCCACTGCATCACGCAGCAGCAACCCAGCGTGTAG
- a CDS encoding NCS2 family permease: protein MQEPQNPSSSVSGQQYPSGFKHLVDKFFRITERGSNLGREVRGGLVTFVTMAYIVVLNPLILGGHSREAATLDVQGGWLDAAQVGAATSLTAGVLTILLGLVANLPYGIAAGLGINSFLAVSVVGQVTWAEAMGLVVINGLLIVLLASTGLRTLIFNAVPAQLKTAITVGIGLFIAFIGFVNSGFVRSSGNPSPPVQLGEEGSIATLPTLVFVIGLVVMGVLTARKIRGALLIGILGTTILAIVVEAIFKLGPSYVSAGGWNLNVPEIPGQLIAMPDLGLLGHFSFGAFERIGVLAASMLVFTLVFTNFFDAMGTLTGLSKAAGLADERGNFPRLKSALVVEGVGAVAGGAASVSSNTIFVDSAAGVGEGARTGFANVITGLLFLAAMFFTPLTLAVPLEAAAAALVVVGALMVVQIRDINFSDFAIALPAFLTIIVMPLTYSIANGIGVGFISWVLIHAFSGRIRTVSPLLWVVAAGFSLYFARGPIEALF, encoded by the coding sequence GTGCAAGAACCTCAAAACCCCTCTTCAAGCGTCTCTGGCCAGCAGTATCCGTCAGGTTTTAAACACTTAGTTGACAAGTTCTTTCGTATCACGGAGCGCGGTTCTAACCTGGGTAGGGAGGTGAGGGGAGGGCTCGTTACTTTTGTAACGATGGCCTACATCGTTGTGCTCAACCCCCTCATCTTGGGTGGACACAGCAGAGAGGCCGCCACCCTGGACGTGCAGGGTGGGTGGTTGGACGCCGCTCAGGTTGGTGCGGCCACCTCACTCACCGCCGGTGTACTTACCATTCTGCTGGGGCTTGTTGCCAACCTACCCTACGGTATTGCCGCGGGCCTCGGGATTAACTCGTTTCTTGCGGTGAGCGTTGTGGGCCAGGTGACCTGGGCCGAAGCCATGGGGCTTGTGGTTATTAACGGCCTTCTTATCGTCCTCCTGGCGTCAACAGGACTTCGCACCCTTATCTTTAATGCGGTTCCCGCGCAGTTGAAGACGGCGATCACGGTGGGTATCGGACTCTTCATTGCTTTTATCGGTTTTGTCAATTCCGGCTTTGTGCGATCGAGTGGTAATCCTTCTCCACCGGTTCAGCTGGGGGAGGAGGGCTCTATCGCTACTCTTCCCACCCTCGTGTTTGTCATCGGACTGGTTGTGATGGGGGTGCTGACCGCTCGCAAGATTCGCGGGGCTCTGCTTATTGGAATCCTGGGAACAACCATATTGGCGATTGTGGTGGAAGCTATTTTTAAACTGGGTCCCAGCTATGTGAGTGCGGGGGGATGGAACCTCAACGTTCCAGAGATTCCTGGGCAGTTAATCGCGATGCCCGACCTGGGACTTCTGGGTCATTTTAGCTTTGGGGCCTTTGAACGTATCGGTGTGCTTGCCGCCAGCATGCTTGTTTTTACCCTGGTCTTTACAAATTTCTTTGACGCTATGGGCACCCTCACCGGCCTCAGCAAGGCAGCCGGGCTTGCTGACGAGAGGGGCAACTTCCCCCGTCTGAAATCCGCACTTGTTGTTGAGGGAGTGGGGGCTGTTGCCGGTGGCGCAGCTTCGGTGTCGTCAAATACCATATTTGTGGACTCGGCGGCGGGTGTTGGTGAGGGGGCCCGTACCGGGTTTGCCAATGTCATTACAGGTTTGCTCTTCCTGGCCGCCATGTTCTTTACCCCCCTCACGCTTGCCGTTCCCCTGGAAGCCGCTGCGGCTGCGCTTGTCGTGGTGGGAGCCCTCATGGTTGTTCAGATCCGCGACATCAACTTTAGTGATTTTGCGATTGCATTGCCCGCCTTTCTCACCATTATTGTGATGCCGCTCACCTATTCGATTGCCAATGGAATTGGTGTGGGATTTATCAGCTGGGTTCTTATCCACGCGTTTTCCGGGCGCATACGAACGGTGAGTCCACTGCTCTGGGTTGTAGCGGCAGGGTTCTCATTGTATTTTGCGCGTGGTCCCATTGAAGCGCTATTTTAG
- a CDS encoding IS1634 family transposase, whose translation MGEYVRRVKTGSGATAVQIVSKTRGVRSIIEHIGSAHTDLELEFMVQTAKTRIRERAQATGQTELQIDTPADPAGPRITMQHSYSRVLYDTLVSVYDRLGFTDAVNDRVFRDLVIARIIEPSSKLDTIRILDNLGLKAPSYSGIHRSLNQAAKGNYRDKFSAACVAFRGTEHLTLVLYDVTTLFFYVEQEDEYRKPGLSKERRLEPQIVLGLLVDEHGFPLQLHSFEGNTAETLTLVPVLDRFRAQHPEVTVSVVCDAGMLSAANLLALETAGYSFIVGSRIAKTPPEVTEYQHDGSELCDGQVFECRQWFGQGERRRERRVVYQYREKRARLDLRNIEKQLEKAKKVVAGTTPVKKSRFVKISGAAKSIDQVLVESARQRAGIKGYVTNLPVLTVSALRVIDAYHQLFNVEASFRMAKTDLKARPIYHRHREKIEAHLTVVFCAIAVSRHIQEATGVSVKKFVQQLARVQDGVIRIEGVEHIVPAAIPAEVRELLTRLGDSGAGH comes from the coding sequence ATGGGTGAATACGTACGCCGTGTGAAAACCGGGTCAGGTGCGACCGCGGTGCAGATCGTGTCGAAAACGCGCGGGGTGCGCAGCATTATTGAACATATCGGTTCCGCGCACACTGATCTGGAACTCGAGTTCATGGTCCAGACCGCGAAAACTCGCATCAGGGAACGCGCTCAGGCTACCGGTCAGACAGAACTCCAGATCGATACCCCAGCCGATCCTGCCGGGCCGCGTATCACGATGCAGCACTCTTACTCGCGTGTGCTCTACGACACTCTCGTCAGCGTTTACGACCGGCTTGGTTTCACTGATGCTGTGAACGATCGGGTATTTCGTGACCTCGTGATCGCGCGTATCATCGAGCCCTCTTCCAAACTCGATACGATCCGTATCCTTGATAATCTCGGACTCAAAGCGCCCTCGTATAGTGGCATTCACCGGTCATTGAACCAGGCCGCGAAGGGCAACTATCGTGATAAGTTCTCTGCTGCCTGCGTCGCGTTCCGGGGGACTGAGCACCTCACGTTGGTGCTCTACGACGTCACCACACTGTTCTTCTACGTCGAGCAAGAGGATGAGTATCGCAAGCCTGGTCTCTCCAAAGAACGCAGGCTCGAACCCCAGATCGTGCTGGGGCTTCTCGTTGACGAACACGGGTTCCCGCTGCAGTTACATTCGTTCGAGGGGAACACAGCTGAAACGCTCACTCTCGTGCCCGTGCTCGACAGGTTTCGGGCGCAGCATCCCGAGGTGACGGTGAGTGTTGTGTGTGACGCAGGTATGCTCTCCGCAGCGAATCTTCTCGCGTTAGAGACGGCTGGTTACTCGTTCATTGTGGGGTCCCGGATCGCGAAGACTCCACCTGAGGTTACCGAGTATCAACACGATGGTTCTGAACTCTGTGACGGGCAGGTATTTGAGTGTCGACAGTGGTTTGGTCAAGGTGAAAGGCGGCGTGAACGGCGGGTGGTGTATCAGTACCGTGAGAAACGTGCCCGTCTGGATCTGCGTAATATCGAGAAACAACTCGAGAAAGCGAAAAAGGTCGTTGCCGGGACCACGCCTGTGAAAAAGAGTCGGTTCGTGAAGATCAGTGGCGCAGCCAAGAGCATTGATCAGGTTTTGGTGGAATCGGCTAGGCAGCGGGCGGGGATCAAGGGGTATGTCACGAATCTACCTGTCTTAACGGTGAGCGCGCTGAGGGTGATTGATGCATACCATCAGCTCTTCAATGTTGAGGCGTCATTTCGGATGGCGAAGACTGACCTCAAAGCCAGGCCGATCTATCACCGGCATCGGGAGAAGATCGAGGCGCATCTCACGGTTGTGTTCTGCGCGATCGCGGTCTCACGGCATATTCAAGAAGCAACCGGGGTATCGGTGAAGAAGTTCGTGCAGCAACTTGCCCGGGTACAAGACGGGGTGATCAGGATCGAGGGTGTGGAGCATATTGTTCCAGCCGCGATACCGGCAGAAGTACGTGAGCTATTGACCCGGCTCGGTGACTCGGGCGCGGGGCACTAA
- the rpsO gene encoding 30S ribosomal protein S15: MALEASVKKAIIEEYATHPGDTGSPEVQAAIMTQRIKDLTEHLKEHKHDHHSRRGLLLLVGQRRRLLGYLQQVDITRYRSLIERLGLRR, encoded by the coding sequence ATGGCACTTGAAGCCAGTGTTAAGAAAGCCATCATCGAAGAGTACGCAACCCACCCGGGTGACACAGGTTCCCCTGAGGTTCAGGCGGCCATTATGACTCAGCGGATCAAAGATCTCACCGAGCATCTCAAGGAGCACAAGCACGACCACCATTCACGTCGTGGACTACTTTTGCTCGTGGGCCAGCGTCGCCGCCTGCTGGGTTACCTTCAGCAGGTTGACATCACCCGTTACCGCTCGTTGATCGAGCGCCTGGGGCTGCGTCGCTAA
- a CDS encoding FtsX-like permease family protein translates to MSGIDIRPGGRPPGQPNPIYALGEHTAVSRPGFAGRMRLPLTLVWYLMRRGGQQASVSRAVVVLPLVAFAAATALALTVLGGVNMFLWSPPPGMQSLGEVYTVCALLAAAVLIVPLLSLGGAAARLSARRRDDRLSTLRLLGATSSTVSTMTVLESAAIAFTGSLLGIVFYLLGAPLVGLIHFGGQAIGSASLMLPPVSVMVVVVVMTLIAVLSAVMGIRGVVLSPLGVRMRTDAPPLKRWLFLVAAISIVVLFGVSQAVGGAGSVAVFLLMLLGLFVGAILLLNLLGPLVIAAIARRQVKKARTAERLMAMRFILESPKAVWRQVGGIAVTSFVAIIAGSGLALMQGTGNDLDDEARIMVGDIATGIYLTIAISFIMVTCSVGVSQAASVYDRSDLYQSLSVLGLSPQRVDRARRTAVLAPLRWVMFVSVTVGGILVFPLVGISIIIAPTNLMTVGGALALGAVLVGCGLLSTRPLLRSVSAYRP, encoded by the coding sequence ATGAGCGGCATTGATATTCGTCCGGGAGGCCGCCCGCCAGGACAGCCCAACCCGATATACGCTCTGGGGGAGCATACTGCGGTATCTCGTCCGGGTTTCGCAGGGAGGATGAGGCTGCCGCTGACGCTTGTCTGGTATCTGATGCGCCGTGGCGGGCAACAGGCATCAGTGTCTCGCGCGGTTGTTGTTTTGCCTCTTGTTGCTTTTGCCGCGGCCACTGCGCTTGCCCTCACCGTCTTGGGCGGGGTCAATATGTTTCTGTGGTCGCCTCCCCCAGGGATGCAATCTCTCGGAGAGGTCTATACTGTATGCGCTCTTCTTGCGGCGGCAGTTTTGATCGTTCCCCTTTTGAGCCTGGGCGGGGCGGCGGCTAGACTTTCCGCGCGTCGCAGAGACGATCGGCTCTCCACCCTGCGACTCCTGGGAGCCACCAGTTCAACGGTGTCAACCATGACCGTGCTGGAATCGGCCGCTATTGCTTTTACCGGTTCTCTTCTGGGGATTGTTTTCTATCTTTTGGGCGCTCCTCTGGTAGGGCTTATCCATTTTGGTGGTCAAGCGATTGGCTCAGCTTCACTGATGTTGCCTCCCGTGAGCGTGATGGTTGTGGTTGTGGTTATGACGCTCATCGCCGTGTTGAGCGCTGTGATGGGTATCCGGGGTGTTGTTCTCTCACCCCTTGGCGTTCGCATGAGAACGGACGCCCCTCCGCTCAAGAGGTGGCTCTTCCTCGTCGCCGCCATCAGTATTGTGGTGCTTTTTGGTGTGTCACAAGCGGTGGGTGGTGCCGGTTCGGTTGCCGTGTTCCTCCTGATGCTTCTCGGTTTATTTGTCGGAGCAATTCTGCTGCTTAATCTTCTGGGGCCACTTGTTATCGCTGCGATAGCGCGGCGTCAGGTCAAAAAGGCCAGGACAGCGGAGCGCTTGATGGCGATGCGCTTTATCCTGGAGTCTCCTAAAGCGGTGTGGCGGCAGGTTGGAGGTATTGCCGTTACCAGTTTTGTGGCGATTATTGCGGGCAGTGGGCTCGCCCTTATGCAGGGGACGGGTAATGACCTGGACGATGAAGCCCGCATCATGGTGGGGGATATTGCCACCGGAATCTACCTGACGATAGCGATATCTTTTATTATGGTGACCTGTTCGGTGGGAGTGAGCCAGGCGGCGTCCGTATATGATCGCTCCGACCTGTATCAGAGCCTCAGCGTGTTGGGCCTCTCCCCACAGCGGGTGGATCGGGCTCGCCGTACGGCTGTCCTTGCGCCGCTTCGCTGGGTGATGTTTGTCTCTGTAACGGTGGGCGGTATCCTGGTCTTTCCCCTGGTGGGAATCTCGATTATCATTGCGCCCACAAACCTGATGACGGTTGGTGGGGCTCTTGCCCTGGGAGCTGTCCTGGTGGGGTGTGGGCTCTTGTCAACTCGTCCGCTATTACGATCCGTATCGGCGTATCGACCATGA
- a CDS encoding ABC transporter ATP-binding protein, with the protein MEKPVVIAQNLTKKFGTTTALRGVSLTVNRGEAVAIMGPSGSGKTTLLHCLAGIITPDAGEVRLLSVGGSLQASGSILSQMSDAQRSLLRLERFGFVFQQGLLIPELTALENTALPLMLGGFSRRDAEIRAGEWLTALGLAGLENNRTGQLSGGQAQRVAIARAQVTAPDVVFADEPTGALDSTTSEDVMTILRDTTLNRDGALIVVTHDEGVAARCHRILRLRDGALVNTEFVSSVSNGGS; encoded by the coding sequence ATGGAAAAACCCGTTGTTATTGCACAAAACCTGACCAAAAAATTTGGTACTACAACTGCTTTGCGCGGAGTGAGTCTTACTGTTAACCGGGGTGAAGCCGTAGCGATCATGGGTCCCTCAGGCTCTGGAAAGACCACTCTGCTGCACTGTCTCGCGGGTATCATCACCCCCGATGCGGGGGAGGTACGCCTGCTGAGTGTGGGGGGCTCATTGCAAGCCAGCGGAAGTATCCTGAGCCAGATGAGTGACGCTCAACGTTCACTACTGAGGCTTGAGCGGTTTGGCTTTGTGTTTCAGCAGGGCCTGCTGATCCCGGAGCTCACAGCCCTCGAGAACACCGCCCTGCCCCTGATGCTGGGGGGCTTTTCACGACGTGATGCCGAGATTAGGGCGGGCGAGTGGCTCACCGCTCTCGGGCTTGCCGGTTTGGAGAATAACCGCACCGGCCAGCTTTCCGGCGGACAGGCGCAGCGGGTGGCTATCGCACGCGCTCAGGTGACCGCGCCGGACGTTGTTTTTGCCGATGAGCCCACTGGAGCTCTCGACTCCACCACGTCCGAGGACGTCATGACGATTTTACGAGACACGACCCTGAACCGTGACGGCGCCCTCATTGTTGTTACCCACGACGAGGGCGTGGCGGCACGCTGTCACCGGATCCTGCGTCTTCGTGATGGAGCCCTGGTGAATACTGAATTTGTCAGTAGCGTCTCGAACGGAGGTAGCTAA
- a CDS encoding DUF1304 domain-containing protein codes for MIVLVTIATTLAAVLHILIFYMESIAWLRPSVWRRFGLESQEEAQTTQKLAYNQGFYNLFLAIGALLGAILYGSGANSIGLTLTFFSLGSMVAAAIVLITTGKRFIRSAAIQGALPLLALILLIINLSGTGAN; via the coding sequence ATGATCGTACTCGTTACCATCGCCACCACCCTCGCGGCGGTTTTGCACATCCTAATTTTTTATATGGAGAGCATTGCCTGGCTACGACCCAGCGTGTGGAGACGCTTTGGGCTAGAGTCGCAAGAAGAAGCACAAACCACGCAAAAACTAGCCTATAACCAGGGCTTCTACAATCTATTTCTCGCGATTGGTGCACTGCTTGGTGCAATTCTCTACGGCAGTGGAGCAAATAGCATAGGGCTCACCCTCACATTTTTCTCCCTCGGAAGCATGGTTGCGGCCGCAATCGTTTTAATCACTACGGGAAAGCGGTTTATCCGCTCAGCAGCTATACAGGGGGCGCTTCCGCTCCTTGCCCTCATACTCTTGATCATTAACCTGAGCGGAACGGGAGCAAACTAG
- a CDS encoding inositol monophosphatase family protein produces the protein MQDHTEKDHGNVIAHDQDNALGAQLRDIAQAIAMEAGGLITRLRSAGVTVAASKSSEVDIVTEADRAAEELIVKRLQEVRPHDSILGEEGGKTVTGTSEITWVVDPIDGTVNYLYNISAFAVSIAATVEDNNGPDGRTSIAGCVFDPVAGESFSAVRGGGAHLLTVTKQRVQATDRAEQMLRVNSPRSLSLSLVGTGFGYTPEKRRSQAETLLTLLPWVRDIRRAGSAALDLCSVAAGRLDAYYESGLQPWDYAAGLLIAQESGATVWGRDKSSPGTDLLIASAPSIIEPLHAIVS, from the coding sequence ATGCAAGATCACACGGAAAAAGACCACGGTAACGTGATCGCTCACGACCAGGACAACGCTTTAGGCGCTCAGCTACGAGATATAGCGCAGGCAATTGCGATGGAGGCGGGAGGTCTCATTACCCGGCTGCGGAGTGCGGGTGTCACTGTGGCGGCGAGTAAATCATCCGAGGTTGATATTGTGACCGAGGCGGATCGCGCGGCAGAAGAACTCATCGTCAAGCGACTTCAAGAGGTACGCCCTCACGACTCTATTCTGGGCGAGGAGGGCGGCAAAACGGTTACGGGAACGTCCGAAATCACCTGGGTGGTGGACCCAATCGATGGAACGGTGAACTACCTCTACAATATATCCGCATTTGCGGTAAGCATTGCCGCCACCGTCGAGGATAACAACGGCCCGGATGGGAGAACGTCCATTGCTGGCTGCGTATTCGACCCTGTTGCAGGCGAGAGCTTCAGTGCGGTTAGGGGTGGAGGCGCCCACCTGCTCACGGTAACAAAGCAGCGGGTACAGGCCACGGACCGGGCGGAACAGATGCTCAGAGTAAACTCTCCACGATCCCTCAGCCTCTCACTCGTTGGAACGGGTTTTGGCTACACCCCAGAAAAGAGAAGATCACAGGCAGAAACTCTCCTCACCCTCCTTCCGTGGGTGAGGGACATCCGTCGCGCGGGCTCCGCGGCACTTGACCTCTGCTCGGTTGCGGCAGGCCGCCTGGACGCCTACTACGAGAGCGGATTGCAGCCCTGGGACTACGCTGCGGGACTCCTCATCGCGCAGGAGTCCGGGGCTACCGTCTGGGGCCGTGATAAAAGCTCTCCCGGGACAGACCTGCTTATAGCGTCGGCCCCGAGCATCATCGAGCCGCTACACGCGATCGTGTCTTAA
- a CDS encoding LLM class flavin-dependent oxidoreductase, whose protein sequence is MKLSVLDLVPVRTGQSTTQALAAMVSLAKTADSLGFERFWLAEHHNMPSVASTNPPVLIAMAAAHTSRIRVGSGGVMLPNHSSLIIAEQFALLEAAHPGRIDLGIGRAPGSDPVITALLGQSGTTTSVDRFPQQIMDTVSIMSPQGTRVRLPSGPDYALHGTPAATNIPAVWLLGSSDYSARLAGEMGLPYVFAHHFAGAGLARALDLYRSTFRASIYSDKPASFLVVNAAVAETAEQARHSALPQLLQFARLRLGRKLEAVPRADDISEAQLADEERVLIDKLLTSWVVDEPVAAWQRIASLSAEHGLDEVMISPSAGSLQADPPDRSPARERTLELLVEQKLRHDRV, encoded by the coding sequence ATGAAACTCTCTGTGCTTGACCTGGTTCCCGTCCGCACGGGACAGAGTACAACACAGGCTCTTGCCGCAATGGTCTCGCTGGCAAAAACGGCGGACTCTCTCGGCTTTGAACGGTTTTGGCTTGCCGAGCATCACAATATGCCCTCGGTTGCGTCAACAAATCCGCCCGTTCTTATCGCCATGGCCGCTGCCCACACGTCCCGTATTCGGGTGGGCAGTGGCGGTGTGATGTTGCCCAATCACTCGTCATTGATCATTGCTGAGCAGTTTGCACTGCTTGAAGCAGCACATCCCGGGCGCATCGACCTGGGTATCGGTCGCGCTCCGGGAAGCGACCCTGTGATCACCGCTCTGTTGGGGCAATCGGGAACAACAACAAGTGTTGACCGGTTCCCCCAACAGATTATGGATACCGTGTCAATCATGAGCCCCCAGGGAACCCGGGTGCGGTTGCCGAGCGGCCCCGATTACGCTCTACACGGCACCCCTGCGGCTACGAATATCCCCGCGGTGTGGCTGCTGGGGTCTTCAGACTACTCAGCCCGGCTTGCGGGGGAGATGGGGCTGCCGTATGTCTTTGCGCACCACTTTGCGGGTGCGGGACTTGCCCGAGCCCTTGATCTTTATCGCTCAACCTTTAGAGCATCGATCTACTCCGACAAGCCCGCGTCATTTTTGGTGGTTAATGCGGCCGTCGCCGAGACAGCCGAGCAGGCGCGCCACAGTGCCCTGCCCCAATTGCTTCAGTTTGCGCGGCTGCGGCTGGGACGTAAGCTTGAGGCCGTTCCCCGGGCTGACGACATTAGTGAAGCACAATTGGCAGACGAGGAACGTGTGCTCATTGATAAGCTGCTCACCTCGTGGGTCGTTGACGAACCTGTTGCTGCTTGGCAGCGGATTGCCTCTCTCAGCGCCGAGCACGGGCTCGACGAAGTGATGATCTCTCCAAGCGCGGGGTCGCTGCAGGCGGATCCGCCCGATCGGTCACCCGCGCGAGAACGCACCCTAGAGTTGCTTGTCGAACAGAAGTTAAGACACGATCGCGTGTAG
- a CDS encoding FKBP-type peptidyl-prolyl cis-trans isomerase has translation MTDIAREKPEIDFPEGSAPESLEITDLIVGEGPEAAAGSTVNVHYVGVEFDTGEEFDSSWSRDESINFPLGSLIRGWQEGIPGMKVGGRRKLVVPPAQAYGQAGSGHPLSGKTLIFVIDLLGVS, from the coding sequence ATGACTGATATAGCACGTGAGAAGCCCGAAATTGATTTTCCCGAGGGTAGCGCCCCCGAATCCCTAGAGATCACCGATCTCATCGTGGGAGAGGGTCCCGAGGCCGCTGCCGGGTCAACGGTAAACGTACACTACGTGGGGGTCGAGTTCGACACCGGTGAAGAGTTTGACTCTTCCTGGAGCCGCGACGAGTCCATTAACTTTCCGTTGGGCAGCTTGATCAGGGGATGGCAGGAGGGAATCCCCGGAATGAAGGTGGGAGGACGTCGTAAGCTGGTTGTGCCTCCCGCGCAGGCCTACGGTCAGGCCGGTTCCGGGCATCCGCTCAGTGGCAAAACCCTGATCTTTGTTATCGATCTTCTGGGCGTCAGCTAG
- the gdhA gene encoding NADP-specific glutamate dehydrogenase → MTQLSPLVRPIFENNLRRNSGEPEFHQAMREVFESVSLAIEKHPHYADNSILERICEPERQIIFRVPWVDDAGRTQINRGFRVQFNSALGPYKGGLRFHPSVTLGTIKFLGFEQIFKNSLTGMPIGGAKGGSDFDPKGKSNAEIMRFCQSFMTELAGHIGQYTDVPAGDIGVGQREIGYLFGQYKRITNSYESGVLTGKGLTWGGSLVRTEATGFGTVFFAEEMLRSAGKGLEGKKVIVSGSGNVALFAMEKVAQLGGTVVACSDSSGVVYDSEGLDIELLIHTKNEQRGRLSDYARARGSRSEYRDAARVWDIAAETRVDVALPCATQNELMADDARTLIRSGVIAVAEGANMPSTPDAIRQFRQAGVLFAPGKAANAGGVATSALEMQQNASRDSWTFEHTEERLALIMRSIHDRCAETAEEYGRPGDYVLGANIAGFTRVADAMIALGVI, encoded by the coding sequence GTGACTCAACTTTCTCCGCTTGTCCGTCCCATTTTCGAAAATAATCTGCGCCGAAACTCGGGGGAACCAGAGTTTCACCAGGCCATGCGGGAGGTGTTTGAGTCCGTATCACTGGCGATTGAGAAACATCCGCACTACGCTGATAACTCAATTTTGGAGAGGATCTGTGAGCCTGAACGGCAAATTATCTTTCGGGTGCCGTGGGTTGATGATGCCGGACGCACCCAGATTAACCGAGGTTTTCGGGTTCAGTTTAATTCGGCGCTGGGACCTTATAAGGGTGGTTTACGTTTTCACCCCTCTGTGACGCTTGGCACCATAAAATTTCTTGGGTTTGAACAGATTTTTAAAAATTCCCTTACGGGAATGCCCATTGGGGGTGCAAAGGGCGGTAGCGACTTTGATCCCAAGGGCAAATCTAACGCCGAAATCATGCGTTTTTGCCAGTCTTTCATGACGGAGCTTGCCGGACATATCGGTCAGTATACGGATGTTCCCGCTGGTGATATTGGTGTGGGACAGCGCGAGATTGGTTATCTCTTTGGCCAGTACAAACGTATTACCAACAGCTATGAGTCGGGCGTTCTTACGGGCAAGGGTCTGACTTGGGGCGGGTCGCTCGTGCGTACGGAAGCGACCGGATTTGGAACCGTGTTCTTTGCCGAAGAAATGCTGAGATCCGCGGGGAAGGGTCTGGAGGGCAAAAAGGTCATTGTGTCCGGTTCGGGAAACGTTGCGCTGTTTGCGATGGAGAAGGTGGCGCAGCTGGGTGGAACCGTAGTGGCGTGTAGTGACTCCAGCGGTGTGGTGTATGACAGCGAGGGTCTCGATATTGAGCTTCTCATTCACACAAAGAACGAGCAGAGGGGACGCCTTTCTGATTACGCGCGTGCGCGCGGCTCCCGGAGCGAGTATCGCGACGCGGCTCGCGTCTGGGACATTGCGGCGGAGACCCGCGTCGATGTGGCTCTTCCCTGCGCCACCCAGAACGAGCTTATGGCAGACGATGCGCGCACCCTGATTCGCTCGGGGGTTATTGCGGTGGCTGAAGGAGCTAACATGCCCTCCACTCCCGACGCGATCCGTCAATTCCGTCAGGCGGGAGTTCTGTTTGCGCCGGGTAAAGCCGCAAACGCCGGTGGTGTTGCAACCTCCGCCTTAGAGATGCAGCAGAATGCTTCGCGTGACTCTTGGACCTTTGAGCACACGGAGGAGCGCCTAGCCTTGATCATGCGTTCTATCCATGATCGCTGTGCCGAAACAGCCGAGGAGTACGGACGACCGGGGGACTACGTTCTCGGCGCCAATATTGCCGGATTTACCCGGGTGGCAGATGCCATGATTGCCCTGGGCGTAATCTAG